One Nitrosopumilus piranensis genomic region harbors:
- the cofC gene encoding 2-phospho-L-lactate guanylyltransferase, protein MKIAAIIPVKTFSNAKTRLDLSPQKIEDLCKVMLEEILHTVSISPQIDKVIMVTKEEKAIEIGKKFNTNTIIDEKEESVNSAVVLADKYLLENNYDASIVFPQDIPYIKTQDIDFMLNYKSPPNFAIIVPSRRFDGTNALVRMPIDLMETHYDEDSYKIHMNTAKEHTLNVAMVFVKRIMWDIDNSEDLKFLLEQKEKPHIAEKIKNILEID, encoded by the coding sequence TTGAAAATAGCTGCAATAATTCCTGTAAAGACTTTCTCTAATGCAAAAACGCGTTTAGATTTATCTCCTCAAAAAATTGAAGATTTGTGCAAAGTGATGTTAGAAGAAATTCTACATACAGTTTCGATTTCCCCACAAATTGACAAAGTCATCATGGTGACAAAAGAAGAAAAAGCAATTGAGATAGGCAAAAAATTTAACACTAATACCATAATTGATGAAAAAGAAGAAAGTGTAAACAGCGCAGTTGTACTTGCAGACAAGTATCTCTTAGAGAACAATTATGATGCATCCATTGTTTTTCCTCAGGATATACCATACATCAAAACCCAAGATATTGATTTTATGCTAAATTACAAGTCACCTCCCAATTTTGCCATAATTGTTCCATCAAGAAGATTTGATGGCACTAATGCACTAGTCAGAATGCCAATCGATTTAATGGAGACTCATTATGATGAAGACAGTTACAAGATTCACATGAATACTGCAAAAGAGCACACACTAAATGTTGCAATGGTATTTGTAAAAAGAATCATGTGGGATATAGACAATTCCGAAGATTTGAAATTCCTTTTAGAGCAAAAAGAAAAACCACACATTGCAGAAAAAATTAAAAATATTTTGGAAATAGACTAA
- a CDS encoding preprotein translocase subunit Sec61beta has protein sequence MADKKSAPLPASSGGLMRFFEDETKGFRVDPKIVVSIPISLIAVSWAIDIFLAP, from the coding sequence ATGGCAGATAAGAAATCAGCACCACTCCCAGCATCAAGTGGAGGTCTCATGAGATTCTTTGAAGATGAGACAAAAGGATTCAGAGTGGATCCAAAAATCGTAGTATCAATTCCCATCAGCCTAATTGCAGTATCATGGGCAATCGATATCTTTCTAGCTCCGTGA
- a CDS encoding Sjogren's syndrome/scleroderma autoantigen 1 family protein: protein MSKDLTKKAAEMLLQGATLLSEPCPYCKGVRVMKEGHALCISCGREPEKKEIPETKPIEAQSPILGTLEKKLQVLSKELEDEKNHAKQQEILKSINSLLETIEKIKDKQ from the coding sequence GTGTCAAAAGATCTGACAAAAAAAGCAGCAGAGATGCTGTTGCAAGGGGCAACACTGCTTAGTGAACCCTGCCCCTACTGTAAGGGAGTAAGAGTGATGAAAGAAGGCCATGCATTATGCATAAGCTGTGGCCGTGAACCTGAAAAAAAAGAAATTCCAGAAACAAAACCAATTGAGGCTCAATCTCCAATTCTAGGTACTTTAGAAAAGAAACTACAAGTCCTATCAAAGGAATTAGAAGACGAAAAAAATCATGCTAAGCAACAAGAAATACTAAAATCAATAAATTCATTGTTAGAAACGATCGAAAAGATAAAAGACAAACAATAA
- a CDS encoding transcription initiation factor IIB: MVKTVNPKDRCPRCGKGTLVTDANTGENFCGKCGFVITDKVEESGPEWRSFSNEGENKSRAGVPTSLAMHDMGLATVINPQNRDATGKPLTASMKSTIERLRTWDSRSQVHEPVDRNFRQAFSELDRLKDKLAVGDAVIEKAAYIYRKALEKGLVRGRSISALIASALYAACRDTETPRTLKDIGQASNIKRKDIARCYRLLLRELNLKMPVVDPIKCISRIASKAGLSEKTKRKATKILQTAEENKISAGKDPMGLAAAALYVACVTNGENKTQRDVAEAAGVTEVTIRNRYKGLKVALNL; this comes from the coding sequence ATGGTTAAAACAGTAAATCCAAAGGACAGATGTCCAAGATGCGGAAAAGGCACACTAGTTACCGATGCCAATACAGGAGAGAATTTTTGTGGCAAATGTGGATTTGTAATTACAGATAAAGTTGAAGAGTCAGGTCCAGAATGGAGATCATTTTCAAACGAAGGTGAAAACAAAAGCAGAGCAGGTGTTCCAACATCACTTGCGATGCACGATATGGGACTGGCAACTGTAATCAATCCCCAAAACAGAGATGCTACAGGAAAACCACTAACAGCTTCTATGAAAAGCACCATTGAAAGATTAAGAACATGGGATAGCAGAAGTCAGGTTCATGAGCCAGTTGATAGAAACTTTAGACAAGCATTCAGTGAATTAGACAGACTCAAAGACAAACTTGCAGTAGGTGATGCAGTTATAGAAAAAGCAGCTTATATTTACAGAAAAGCACTTGAAAAAGGACTAGTTAGAGGTAGGTCTATTTCAGCCCTTATTGCATCAGCACTTTATGCAGCATGTCGTGATACTGAAACTCCAAGAACGCTAAAAGATATTGGTCAAGCAAGCAACATCAAAAGAAAAGACATTGCAAGATGTTACAGACTATTGTTAAGGGAATTAAATTTGAAGATGCCCGTTGTGGATCCAATTAAATGTATTTCAAGAATTGCAAGTAAAGCAGGACTATCAGAAAAAACAAAAAGAAAAGCAACAAAGATTTTACAAACAGCTGAAGAAAATAAAATTTCAGCAGGAAAAGATCCAATGGGATTGGCGGCGGCTGCACTTTATGTTGCATGTGTAACAAATGGTGAAAACAAAACACAAAGAGATGTTGCAGAAGCTGCAGGGGTTACAGAAGTAACAATTAGAAATAGATACAAAGGATTGAAAGTAGCCTTAAATCTCTAG
- a CDS encoding CPBP family intramembrane glutamic endopeptidase, with the protein MQNKTKLLQAIGIPFTALLSVIFGLLLVSFPIGAFVIFESDVGNDINYDFPVTHLALFEGTSIHQTFSNISIGDVFVVLWIFYAVLFVIALLGPQTGFLKSFTSIISFGKYDATSNYMIGVTKWLSILVLVSVVINFVQEQFGIVTVPPLDDNDLIQFFYVSLAPLIEEVGFRLILLGIPLFALYSHRTSPKYFLKCLWSPRNLDVYDSRKAIFLIVFVGVLFGFAHIAFGDSWSEGKFAQATAGGIILGWVYLRFGFVASLLIHWATNYFIFSYATFISQINSISIENAFSHSLMSTLELLLLASGIFSVAMLFLSRFYFKKESALEI; encoded by the coding sequence TTGCAAAATAAAACCAAGTTACTCCAAGCCATTGGAATTCCTTTTACTGCATTACTATCAGTAATTTTTGGATTACTTCTTGTATCTTTTCCTATAGGCGCATTTGTAATATTTGAAAGTGATGTTGGAAATGATATCAATTATGATTTCCCTGTAACTCATTTAGCACTTTTTGAAGGAACTTCAATACACCAGACTTTTTCTAATATCAGCATAGGTGATGTCTTTGTTGTCTTGTGGATTTTTTATGCTGTATTGTTTGTAATTGCACTTTTGGGTCCCCAAACAGGATTTTTAAAATCATTTACTTCTATCATCTCTTTTGGAAAATATGATGCCACTTCAAATTATATGATTGGTGTCACAAAATGGCTTTCTATCTTAGTTTTAGTTTCTGTGGTGATTAATTTTGTTCAAGAACAATTTGGTATTGTTACAGTTCCTCCACTTGATGACAATGATTTGATTCAATTTTTCTATGTTTCACTTGCACCTTTGATAGAAGAAGTTGGGTTTCGTTTAATTCTACTTGGAATTCCATTATTTGCACTCTATTCTCACAGAACATCTCCAAAATATTTTCTAAAATGTTTGTGGTCTCCTAGAAATCTTGATGTTTATGATTCTAGAAAAGCTATATTCTTGATTGTTTTTGTTGGTGTTTTATTTGGATTTGCACACATTGCGTTTGGAGATTCTTGGAGTGAAGGCAAGTTTGCACAAGCAACTGCGGGTGGCATTATTTTAGGATGGGTCTATCTTAGGTTTGGTTTTGTTGCATCCCTGTTAATTCATTGGGCAACAAATTACTTCATATTCTCTTATGCGACTTTTATCTCACAGATTAATTCTATATCTATTGAAAACGCATTTTCGCATTCTCTAATGTCTACTTTAGAATTGTTACTTTTGGCCTCTGGAATATTCTCTGTGGCGATGCTGTTTCTAAGTAGATTTTATTTCAAAAAAGAATCTGCACTAGAGATTTAA
- the yciH gene encoding stress response translation initiation inhibitor YciH, translated as MAVICNTCGLPEDLCACGELAKDSTKIIIRLETRRFKKKGTMIEGLDPKLNNLETVAKELKSKYACGGTAKEGYIFLQGDHRDTIKDTLTNLGFAEESIELH; from the coding sequence ATGGCAGTAATTTGTAATACTTGTGGTCTTCCAGAGGACTTGTGTGCATGCGGTGAACTTGCCAAAGATAGCACCAAAATTATAATTCGATTAGAAACAAGACGATTTAAGAAAAAAGGTACTATGATTGAGGGCTTGGATCCTAAATTAAATAATTTAGAGACTGTTGCAAAAGAACTCAAAAGCAAATATGCATGTGGCGGAACTGCCAAAGAAGGTTATATTTTCTTACAAGGTGATCATCGTGATACCATCAAAGATACATTGACCAACCTAGGTTTTGCTGAAGAAAGTATAGAACTGCATTAA
- a CDS encoding class I SAM-dependent methyltransferase: protein MDRVRKTFDEWAQNGRAELMEIEHGKNVSKFLEKVSFDKPFSFLDVGCGNGWVVRKISKESNCKKAVGIDKSKKMIIQAKKKKDNKNQEFIHTNIESWKYRGKFNFIFSMETLYYSDSIEEALKKIYRLLKSGGQFFCGTDFYADNKATARWADVMKIQMHLHSKKEWKQFFETAGFHVKTKHVKDLKSKKKWKREFGTLFIIGTKV, encoded by the coding sequence ATGGATAGGGTTAGAAAAACATTTGATGAGTGGGCTCAAAATGGCAGGGCCGAATTAATGGAGATAGAACATGGAAAAAACGTATCTAAGTTTTTAGAAAAAGTGTCATTTGACAAACCTTTTAGTTTTCTTGATGTAGGATGTGGAAATGGATGGGTCGTAAGAAAAATTTCCAAAGAAAGTAACTGCAAAAAAGCAGTAGGGATTGATAAAAGCAAAAAAATGATCATTCAAGCAAAAAAGAAGAAAGATAATAAAAATCAAGAATTCATTCATACAAATATAGAATCATGGAAATATAGAGGAAAATTCAATTTCATTTTTTCAATGGAGACTCTATATTATTCAGATTCCATAGAGGAAGCACTCAAAAAAATTTACAGATTGTTAAAATCAGGAGGACAGTTTTTTTGTGGTACAGACTTTTATGCAGACAACAAAGCAACTGCAAGGTGGGCAGATGTAATGAAAATACAGATGCATTTGCACTCAAAAAAAGAATGGAAACAGTTTTTTGAAACTGCAGGATTTCATGTAAAAACTAAACACGTCAAAGATTTGAAAAGTAAAAAGAAATGGAAAAGAGAGTTTGGAACTTTGTTCATCATAGGCACAAAAGTCTAA
- the cofD gene encoding 2-phospho-L-lactate transferase encodes MITVLAGGTGSVKLVRGLVSQESKVNVVSNVGDNYWLYGLYVCPDIDTIVYGLADLLDQERGWGIKKDTFNFLRQMEVFGEETWFRVGDRDAATHLIRTNMLKNGKNLSDITKWMCEKFAVSANIIPVTDNSIETRIITDKGELHLQEYWVKHRGKDPVEGIQYIGADKARPNPEAVNAIHDADMVILAPGNPLTSIGPMLQIKGIRKELSKIKKKVVAISPLIGDNAISGPAAKYMQAAGIESNAYGLAKMYSDVCSNIIVDTKDRMLVKKIQSLDMKVFETKITMKNKLAEDALANFILKQVHV; translated from the coding sequence ATGATTACAGTTTTAGCAGGAGGGACAGGTTCAGTCAAACTAGTCAGAGGATTAGTTTCACAGGAATCCAAAGTTAATGTAGTCAGCAATGTGGGAGACAATTATTGGTTGTATGGACTGTATGTATGCCCAGATATTGATACAATTGTTTATGGATTAGCAGATTTGCTTGATCAAGAAAGAGGTTGGGGAATTAAAAAAGACACATTCAATTTTTTGCGTCAGATGGAAGTTTTTGGAGAAGAGACATGGTTTAGAGTAGGAGACAGAGATGCTGCAACACATCTAATTAGAACAAACATGTTAAAGAACGGAAAAAATCTTAGCGACATTACAAAATGGATGTGTGAAAAATTTGCAGTTAGTGCAAACATCATTCCAGTTACAGACAACAGCATTGAAACTAGAATTATTACAGATAAAGGAGAATTACATTTACAAGAATATTGGGTAAAGCATAGAGGAAAAGATCCTGTTGAAGGAATTCAATACATCGGAGCTGACAAAGCCCGCCCTAATCCTGAAGCAGTAAATGCAATACACGATGCAGACATGGTAATTTTAGCTCCAGGGAATCCATTGACTTCAATTGGACCAATGCTCCAGATCAAAGGAATTAGAAAAGAGTTATCCAAAATAAAGAAAAAAGTTGTAGCAATTAGTCCATTAATCGGAGATAATGCAATTAGCGGTCCTGCTGCAAAATACATGCAGGCTGCAGGCATAGAGTCAAATGCTTATGGATTAGCAAAGATGTATTCTGACGTATGTTCTAACATAATTGTTGATACCAAAGATAGAATGTTAGTAAAGAAGATTCAAAGTCTAGATATGAAAGTTTTTGAGACAAAAATTACTATGAAAAATAAATTAGCCGAAGATGCATTAGCAAATTTCATCCTAAAACAAGTACACGTATAA